CTTAAGAACTGGATCGACGCCATTGCCCGCGCCGGTGTTACTTTTAAATACGGCACCAACGGCCCAGAAGGCTTACTAATAGGCAAAAAAGTGTATGTAGTTCTCACCCGTGGTGGTGTGCATCGCGGCACAACAGGCGACACCATCGCAGACTATATGCGTACCGTTTTAGGCTTTTTAGGCATGAGCCAAGTGGAATTTATCTACGCCGAAGGCCTAAACATGGGCGATGAAATGCAAAGCAAAGGCATCAGCCAAGCCCACAGCGAAATCGAACTGGCGGTGGCTTAAGGCAAAGTTCTGCAGACACAAAGGACACAGAGTTTTAAAACGGAAAGTCGTAGGGCGGGTGCAACCCCGTGTATTTATTTAGCATGATTCGCGGGTTGCACCCTGCGCTAACCTGTTTGCTTTTTTTCCGCAAACAAGGAAAAAACGTAGTAACAACGATCTCAGCATAGGGCTTTCATGTCCCCTTGAAACACGCCGTAGCAAGGAACAAGCGGGGCGGGGGATCGCTTGGGAGCGAGGTACGAGCCAATCCCGCCCGCCGCCGACTCGATTGTCCGCAGTGCAGGGGCCTTCGTGTTTCGTGGGGTGGCCTTCTTTGGCTTCGTTTCTTGGCCACGCAAGAAAGGAAGGTCCAGCGGGACGCCCGCACCAAAATTAACGTGCCGAAGGCACTAAAAAGATCTTTTTTAATTTGGTTTACGAGTACGGAGTGAAACCCGCCCTACGAAAAAAGACTTGGGTTTTGTTTGCACAGTTAAATAAATGGAGATACACCATGAACACCGAACTGGTAACTCGTCCACGCACTTTAGAAAGAAAAGTACAGGGTCGCCCAGTGATGGAAGGTGCGGGTGTCAAAATTAACCGTGCGCTGACCCAATCTTTGCAACAAAGACTAGACCCATTTTTAATGCTAGACGCCTTTAAAAGCGACGATCCGCAAGACTATCTGGCAGGTTTTCCAGAGCATCCACACCGAGGCTTTGAAAGCGTCACCTATATGATTGCCGGCAAAATGCGCCACAAAGACAGTGCGGGCCATGAAGGCTTACTAGAAAACGGCGGTATGCAATGGATGACGGCCGCCAGCGGTGTCATGCATTCCGAAATGCCCGAGCAGGAAAACGGCCGTATGGAAGGCTTTCAGCTATGGCTAAACCTGCCAGCAACCGAAAAAATGAGCGCGCCTTGGTACAAAGATTTTAAAACCGTGCCCAGTGTAACCACCGACGCCGGTGTGGCGGTGCATGTGATCGCGGGCCA
This genomic interval from Iodobacter fluviatilis contains the following:
- a CDS encoding pirin family protein yields the protein MNTELVTRPRTLERKVQGRPVMEGAGVKINRALTQSLQQRLDPFLMLDAFKSDDPQDYLAGFPEHPHRGFESVTYMIAGKMRHKDSAGHEGLLENGGMQWMTAASGVMHSEMPEQENGRMEGFQLWLNLPATEKMSAPWYKDFKTVPSVTTDAGVAVHVIAGQSHGTSGLVEKAATQALYLDLHLPAGSEFTQAIPAGHNAFIYVYRGDVEIEGSAVASEQLAIFANDVNSDGIRIQSPAASRVLLFAGQPLQEPIVQYGPFVMNSQAEISQAVADFRAGKLGAL